One Astatotilapia calliptera chromosome 1, fAstCal1.2, whole genome shotgun sequence DNA segment encodes these proteins:
- the ppfia1 gene encoding liprin-alpha-1 isoform X3, producing MMCEVMPTISEAEGPGGGNGGGRRGSGSPLQSDSEGHFESLMVSMLEERDRLLETLRETQENLGLTQSKLHEVSHERDSLQRQLNTALPQEFAALTKELNVCREQLLEKEEEIAELKAERNNTRLLLEHLECLVSRHERSLRMTVVKRQAQSPAGVSSEVEVLKALKSLFEHHKALDEKVRERLRVALERCSALEEQLTFSHKELAYLREQNSQKRGLADGTSEVNHNSENTPSTNGKRSSDGSSSQEDESAPGFGKVGELQEVMDRQMADLGQMKERMAAMASRITELEEDLDTARKDLIKSEDMNTRLQRDLRESMAQKEDMEERITTLEKRYLAAQREATSVHDLNDKLENEVANKDSLYRQTEERNRQLQEKLELAEQKLQQTIRKAETLPEVEAELAQRVAALTKAEERHGNVEERLRQLEAQLEEKNQELLRARQREKMNEEHNKRLSETVDKLLSESNERLQLHLKERMSALEDKNALIRELEHTKKLIEESHHEKEQLLIQIETMRAENEQGRSRSNSLLHGRSQLGSTPDFRYPVSASSMMDSNSDHYGSALVLRRPQKGRVAALRDEPSKVQTLNEQEWERMQQANVLANVAQAFESDMDASDLEEDRETVFSSVDLLSPAGQADAQTLALMLQEQLDAINNEIRMIQEEKESTAIRAEEIECRVGSGDSLGGHFRSMSSIPPSLYAGSSLGGSPPGSGHSTPRRIPRSPNRELDRMGVMTLPSDLRKHRRKSTQDDKATIHCETSPPTTPRSIRLNREVGHAASHEDIRDIRGLSSLQDGQGSNPSSSNSSQDSLNKAAKKKSIKSSIGRLFGKKEKGRPSIPGKDPASQAGTPEAESSPKDGLGVGTLGGPAEKNRKLQKNPKTGHELLEEARRQGLPFAQWDGPTVVVWLELWVGMPAWYVAACRANVKSGAIMSALSDTEIQREIGISNPLHRLKLRLAIQEIMSLTSPSAPPTSRTTTGNVWVTHEEMESLAATPPTEDDEGSWAQTLAYGDMNHEWIGNEWLPSLGLPQYRSYFMESLVDARMLDHLTKKDLRGQLKMVDSFHRNSFQCGVMCLRRLNYDRKELERRREESMLEFKDVLVWSNERVISWVQAIGLKEYSSNLCESGVHGALLALDDTFDHNALALLLQIPTQNTQARATLEREYSSLLAMGTDRRMEEDDDKNFRRAPSWRKKFRPKDMRGMSLGASDTLPANFRVTSSSAASPSTQPKRSPMDGNRWSDDEGEFPAFKTRMMN from the exons GAATTTGCTGCACTAACAAAGGAGCTGAACGTGTGCCGAGAGCAGCTTctggaaaaggaggaggagattgCAGAACTAAAGGCCGAGAGAAACAACACACGG CTCCTGCTAGAACACTTGGAGTGCCTGGTGTCTCGCCATGAGCGCAGTCTGAGGATGACTGTGGTGAAGCGGCAGGCTCAATCTCCAGCAGGCGTCTCAAGTGAAGTGGAGGTCCTCAAAGCCCTGAAGTCACTTTTTGAACACCATAAAGCCCTCGACGAAAAG GTTAGGGAGCGACTTCGTGTTGCTTTGGAACGATGCAGCGCATTGGAGGAACAGCTCACCTTTTCACACAAAGAA CTGGCTTACCTCAGGGAACAGAACAGTCAGAAGAGAGGGTTGGCTGATGGAACCAGCGAAGTTAACCACAACTCTGAAAACACACCAAGCACTAATGGCAAG CGGTCATCGGACGGTTCGTCGAGCCAGGAAGACGAGTCTGCACCTGGATTCGGTAAGGTTGGCGAGCTCCAGGAGGTAATGGACCGTCAGATGGCCGATTTGGGCCAAATGAAGGAGCGCATGGCTGCTATGGCATCACGCATCACTGAGCTGGAGGAGGACCTGGACACAGCCCGAAAGGACCTTATTAAGTCTGAAGACATGAACACAAGACTACAGAGAGACCTCAGAGAG TCTATGGCTCAGAAGGAAGACATGGAGGAGAGGATTACCACTCTAGAGAAGCGCTACCTGGCAGCTCAGCGAGAGGCTACCTCTGTCCACGACCTCAACGACAAGCTGGAGAATGAAGTGGCCAATAAAGACTCCCTCTACAGACAA ACTGAAGAGAGAAACCGGCAACTTCAGGAAAAGCTGGAACTGGCTGAGCAGAAGCTGCAGCAGACCATCCGGAAGGCAGAGACACTGCCAGAGGTGGAAGCAGAGTTAGCCCAGAGGGTCGCTGCTCTCACAAAG gcagAGGAACGCCATGGCAATGTTGAAGAGAGACTGAGGCAGCTGGAGGCCCAGCTCGAGGAAAAAAACCAGGAGCTGCTCAGG GCACGGCAACGGGAGAAGATGAATGAGGAGCACAACAAGCGTCTGTCTGAGACGGTGGATAAGCTCCTCTCAGAGTCAAATGAAAGACTTCAGCTTCACCTCAAAGAGAGGATGTCTGCCTTGGAGGATAAG AATGCCCTGATTCGAGAACTCGAGCACACCAAAAAATTAATTGAGGAGTCCCACCATGAGAAA GAGCAGCTCTTAATCCAAATTGAGACTATGAGGGCAGAGAATGAGCAGGGAAGGAGCAGGAGCAACTCGCTACTGCATGG GCGGTCTCAGCTGGGCAGCACCCCAGATTTCAGATATCCAGTGTCGGCCTCTTCGATGATGGACAGTAACTCGGACCATTATGGCAGCGCTCTCGTCCTGAGACGGCCTCAGAAGGGACGCGTGGCAGCGCTACGGGATGAACCTTCCAAA GTGCAGACTTTAAATGAGCAGGAGTGGGAGCGCATGCAACAGGCTAATGTGCTGGCAAATGTGGCACAGGCCTTTGAGAGCGACATGGACGCCTCAGACCTGGAGGAGGATCGAGAGACAGTTTTCAGCTCGGTGGACCTGCTGTCCCCCGCTGGCCAGGCTGATGCACAGACCCTTGCCCTGATGTTGCAGGAGCAGCTGGATGCTATCAACAATGAAATCAG AATGATCcaagaggagaaggagagcaCCGCTATCCGGGCAGAGGAGATAGAGTGCCGGGTAGGCAGTGGTGATAGCCTTGGAGGACATTTCCGCTCCATGAGCTCCATCCCTCCGTCGCTATATGCTGGCTCGTCATTGGGCGGTTCTCCACCCGGCTCTGGCCACTCCACTCCGAGGCGCATTCCCCGCAGCCCCAACAGAGAACTGGATCGAATGGGTGTCATGACCTTG CCTAGTGACCTGCGCAAGCACCGCAGGAAG TCTACTCAAGATGATAAGGCTACTATTCATTGTGAGACGTCACCCCCCACTACTCCACGTTCCATCCGACTGAATAGGGAGGTGGGCCACGCCGCTAGTCACGAGGACATCCGAGACATCCGAGG GCTGAGCAGCCTGCAGGATGGACAGGGCAGTAACCCAAGCAGTAGCAACAGCAGCCAAGACTCTCTCAACAAAGCAGCCAAGAAGAAAAGTATCAAGTCATCCATTGGACGCCTGTTTGGGAAGAAAGAGAAAGGTCGGCCCAGCATTCCTGGCAAGGATCCTGCCAGCCAAG CTGGCACTCCCGAGGCAGAGAGCTCTCCGAAGGATGGCTTGGGTGTGGGCACCCTTGGTGGtcctgcagagaaaaacaggaagctACAGAAGAA TCCAAAGACTGG GCATGAATTACTAGAAGAGGCTCGCAGACAAGGCCTCCCGTTTGCCCAGTGGGATGGACCAACTGTTGTGGTTTGGCTGGAG cTGTGGGTGGGCATGCCAGCCTGGTACGTGGCTGCATGCCGTGCCAATGTGAAGAGTGGAGCCATCATGTCAGCACTATCAGACACAGAGATCCAGCGGGAGATTGGAATCAGCAACCCACTGCATCGTCTGAAGCTTCGTTTGGCCATCCAGGAAATCATGTCTCTCACCAGCCCTTCAGCCCCACCGACCTCCAGAACG ACCACAGGAAACGTTTGGGTCACACATGAAGAAATGGAAAGTTTGGCAGCCACGCCTCCCACG GAGGATGACGAGGGTAGCTGGGCCCAG ACTTTGGCGTACGGAGACATGAACCACGAGTGGATCGGTAACGAGTGGCTGCCCAGCCTGGGTTTGCCACAGTACCGCTCCTACTTCATGGAGTCGCTGGTGGATGCCCGCATGCTTGACCATCTAACCAAGAAGGATCTTAGGGGACAGCTCAAGATGGTGGACAGCTTCCACAG GAACAGCTTTCAGTGCGGTGTGATGTGTCTGCGGAGGCTCAACTATGACAGAAAGGagctggagaggaggagggaggagtcCATGCTGGAGTTTAAAG ATGTGCTGGTGTGGAGTAATGAGCGTGTCATCAGTTGGGTTCAGGCCATTGGTCTCAAAGAGTACAGCAGCAACCTTTGTGAGAGTGGCGTCCATGGTGCACTGCTCGCCTTGGATGATACCTTTGATCACAACGCCCTGGCCCTGCTGCTGCAGATCCCCACTCAGAACACACAG GCCCGGGCGACTCTTGAGCGTGAATACAGCAGTCTGCTGGCGATGGGCACAGACAGGAGAATGGAAGAG GATGATGATAAGAACTTCCGCCGTGCTCCCTCATGGAGAAAGAAGTTCAGGCCCAAAGACATGAGGGGGATGTCCTTGGGTGCATCAGATACCCTGCCTGCCAACTTCCGAGTTACCAGCAGTAGTGCGGCATCTCCCTCGACTCAGCCAAAGAGGAGCCCGATGGATG GTAACCGCTGGTCAGACGATGAAGGGGAATTCCCTGCATTCAAGACCAGGATGATGAACTGA
- the ppfia1 gene encoding liprin-alpha-1 isoform X1: MMCEVMPTISEAEGPGGGNGGGRRGSGSPLQSDSEGHFESLMVSMLEERDRLLETLRETQENLGLTQSKLHEVSHERDSLQRQLNTALPQEFAALTKELNVCREQLLEKEEEIAELKAERNNTRLLLEHLECLVSRHERSLRMTVVKRQAQSPAGVSSEVEVLKALKSLFEHHKALDEKVRERLRVALERCSALEEQLTFSHKELAYLREQNSQKRGLADGTSEVNHNSENTPSTNGKRSSDGSSSQEDESAPGFGKVGELQEVMDRQMADLGQMKERMAAMASRITELEEDLDTARKDLIKSEDMNTRLQRDLRESMAQKEDMEERITTLEKRYLAAQREATSVHDLNDKLENEVANKDSLYRQTEERNRQLQEKLELAEQKLQQTIRKAETLPEVEAELAQRVAALTKAEERHGNVEERLRQLEAQLEEKNQELLRARQREKMNEEHNKRLSETVDKLLSESNERLQLHLKERMSALEDKNALIRELEHTKKLIEESHHEKEQLLIQIETMRAENEQGRSRSNSLLHGRSQLGSTPDFRYPVSASSMMDSNSDHYGSALVLRRPQKGRVAALRDEPSKRHVQTLNEQEWERMQQANVLANVAQAFESDMDASDLEEDRETVFSSVDLLSPAGQADAQTLALMLQEQLDAINNEIRMIQEEKESTAIRAEEIECRVGSGDSLGGHFRSMSSIPPSLYAGSSLGGSPPGSGHSTPRRIPRSPNRELDRMGVMTLPSDLRKHRRKSTQDDKATIHCETSPPTTPRSIRLNREVGHAASHEDIRDIRGLSSLQDGQGSNPSSSNSSQDSLNKAAKKKSIKSSIGRLFGKKEKGRPSIPGKDPASQAGTPEAESSPKDGLGVGTLGGPAEKNRKLQKNPKTGHELLEEARRQGLPFAQWDGPTVVVWLELWVGMPAWYVAACRANVKSGAIMSALSDTEIQREIGISNPLHRLKLRLAIQEIMSLTSPSAPPTSRTTTGNVWVTHEEMESLAATPPTEDDEGSWAQTLAYGDMNHEWIGNEWLPSLGLPQYRSYFMESLVDARMLDHLTKKDLRGQLKMVDSFHRNSFQCGVMCLRRLNYDRKELERRREESMLEFKDVLVWSNERVISWVQAIGLKEYSSNLCESGVHGALLALDDTFDHNALALLLQIPTQNTQARATLEREYSSLLAMGTDRRMEEDDDKNFRRAPSWRKKFRPKDMRGMSLGASDTLPANFRVTSSSAASPSTQPKRSPMDGNRWSDDEGEFPAFKTRMMN, from the exons GAATTTGCTGCACTAACAAAGGAGCTGAACGTGTGCCGAGAGCAGCTTctggaaaaggaggaggagattgCAGAACTAAAGGCCGAGAGAAACAACACACGG CTCCTGCTAGAACACTTGGAGTGCCTGGTGTCTCGCCATGAGCGCAGTCTGAGGATGACTGTGGTGAAGCGGCAGGCTCAATCTCCAGCAGGCGTCTCAAGTGAAGTGGAGGTCCTCAAAGCCCTGAAGTCACTTTTTGAACACCATAAAGCCCTCGACGAAAAG GTTAGGGAGCGACTTCGTGTTGCTTTGGAACGATGCAGCGCATTGGAGGAACAGCTCACCTTTTCACACAAAGAA CTGGCTTACCTCAGGGAACAGAACAGTCAGAAGAGAGGGTTGGCTGATGGAACCAGCGAAGTTAACCACAACTCTGAAAACACACCAAGCACTAATGGCAAG CGGTCATCGGACGGTTCGTCGAGCCAGGAAGACGAGTCTGCACCTGGATTCGGTAAGGTTGGCGAGCTCCAGGAGGTAATGGACCGTCAGATGGCCGATTTGGGCCAAATGAAGGAGCGCATGGCTGCTATGGCATCACGCATCACTGAGCTGGAGGAGGACCTGGACACAGCCCGAAAGGACCTTATTAAGTCTGAAGACATGAACACAAGACTACAGAGAGACCTCAGAGAG TCTATGGCTCAGAAGGAAGACATGGAGGAGAGGATTACCACTCTAGAGAAGCGCTACCTGGCAGCTCAGCGAGAGGCTACCTCTGTCCACGACCTCAACGACAAGCTGGAGAATGAAGTGGCCAATAAAGACTCCCTCTACAGACAA ACTGAAGAGAGAAACCGGCAACTTCAGGAAAAGCTGGAACTGGCTGAGCAGAAGCTGCAGCAGACCATCCGGAAGGCAGAGACACTGCCAGAGGTGGAAGCAGAGTTAGCCCAGAGGGTCGCTGCTCTCACAAAG gcagAGGAACGCCATGGCAATGTTGAAGAGAGACTGAGGCAGCTGGAGGCCCAGCTCGAGGAAAAAAACCAGGAGCTGCTCAGG GCACGGCAACGGGAGAAGATGAATGAGGAGCACAACAAGCGTCTGTCTGAGACGGTGGATAAGCTCCTCTCAGAGTCAAATGAAAGACTTCAGCTTCACCTCAAAGAGAGGATGTCTGCCTTGGAGGATAAG AATGCCCTGATTCGAGAACTCGAGCACACCAAAAAATTAATTGAGGAGTCCCACCATGAGAAA GAGCAGCTCTTAATCCAAATTGAGACTATGAGGGCAGAGAATGAGCAGGGAAGGAGCAGGAGCAACTCGCTACTGCATGG GCGGTCTCAGCTGGGCAGCACCCCAGATTTCAGATATCCAGTGTCGGCCTCTTCGATGATGGACAGTAACTCGGACCATTATGGCAGCGCTCTCGTCCTGAGACGGCCTCAGAAGGGACGCGTGGCAGCGCTACGGGATGAACCTTCCAAA CGACAT GTGCAGACTTTAAATGAGCAGGAGTGGGAGCGCATGCAACAGGCTAATGTGCTGGCAAATGTGGCACAGGCCTTTGAGAGCGACATGGACGCCTCAGACCTGGAGGAGGATCGAGAGACAGTTTTCAGCTCGGTGGACCTGCTGTCCCCCGCTGGCCAGGCTGATGCACAGACCCTTGCCCTGATGTTGCAGGAGCAGCTGGATGCTATCAACAATGAAATCAG AATGATCcaagaggagaaggagagcaCCGCTATCCGGGCAGAGGAGATAGAGTGCCGGGTAGGCAGTGGTGATAGCCTTGGAGGACATTTCCGCTCCATGAGCTCCATCCCTCCGTCGCTATATGCTGGCTCGTCATTGGGCGGTTCTCCACCCGGCTCTGGCCACTCCACTCCGAGGCGCATTCCCCGCAGCCCCAACAGAGAACTGGATCGAATGGGTGTCATGACCTTG CCTAGTGACCTGCGCAAGCACCGCAGGAAG TCTACTCAAGATGATAAGGCTACTATTCATTGTGAGACGTCACCCCCCACTACTCCACGTTCCATCCGACTGAATAGGGAGGTGGGCCACGCCGCTAGTCACGAGGACATCCGAGACATCCGAGG GCTGAGCAGCCTGCAGGATGGACAGGGCAGTAACCCAAGCAGTAGCAACAGCAGCCAAGACTCTCTCAACAAAGCAGCCAAGAAGAAAAGTATCAAGTCATCCATTGGACGCCTGTTTGGGAAGAAAGAGAAAGGTCGGCCCAGCATTCCTGGCAAGGATCCTGCCAGCCAAG CTGGCACTCCCGAGGCAGAGAGCTCTCCGAAGGATGGCTTGGGTGTGGGCACCCTTGGTGGtcctgcagagaaaaacaggaagctACAGAAGAA TCCAAAGACTGG GCATGAATTACTAGAAGAGGCTCGCAGACAAGGCCTCCCGTTTGCCCAGTGGGATGGACCAACTGTTGTGGTTTGGCTGGAG cTGTGGGTGGGCATGCCAGCCTGGTACGTGGCTGCATGCCGTGCCAATGTGAAGAGTGGAGCCATCATGTCAGCACTATCAGACACAGAGATCCAGCGGGAGATTGGAATCAGCAACCCACTGCATCGTCTGAAGCTTCGTTTGGCCATCCAGGAAATCATGTCTCTCACCAGCCCTTCAGCCCCACCGACCTCCAGAACG ACCACAGGAAACGTTTGGGTCACACATGAAGAAATGGAAAGTTTGGCAGCCACGCCTCCCACG GAGGATGACGAGGGTAGCTGGGCCCAG ACTTTGGCGTACGGAGACATGAACCACGAGTGGATCGGTAACGAGTGGCTGCCCAGCCTGGGTTTGCCACAGTACCGCTCCTACTTCATGGAGTCGCTGGTGGATGCCCGCATGCTTGACCATCTAACCAAGAAGGATCTTAGGGGACAGCTCAAGATGGTGGACAGCTTCCACAG GAACAGCTTTCAGTGCGGTGTGATGTGTCTGCGGAGGCTCAACTATGACAGAAAGGagctggagaggaggagggaggagtcCATGCTGGAGTTTAAAG ATGTGCTGGTGTGGAGTAATGAGCGTGTCATCAGTTGGGTTCAGGCCATTGGTCTCAAAGAGTACAGCAGCAACCTTTGTGAGAGTGGCGTCCATGGTGCACTGCTCGCCTTGGATGATACCTTTGATCACAACGCCCTGGCCCTGCTGCTGCAGATCCCCACTCAGAACACACAG GCCCGGGCGACTCTTGAGCGTGAATACAGCAGTCTGCTGGCGATGGGCACAGACAGGAGAATGGAAGAG GATGATGATAAGAACTTCCGCCGTGCTCCCTCATGGAGAAAGAAGTTCAGGCCCAAAGACATGAGGGGGATGTCCTTGGGTGCATCAGATACCCTGCCTGCCAACTTCCGAGTTACCAGCAGTAGTGCGGCATCTCCCTCGACTCAGCCAAAGAGGAGCCCGATGGATG GTAACCGCTGGTCAGACGATGAAGGGGAATTCCCTGCATTCAAGACCAGGATGATGAACTGA
- the ppfia1 gene encoding liprin-alpha-1 isoform X12, with product MMCEVMPTISEAEGPGGGNGGGRRGSGSPLQSDSEGHFESLMVSMLEERDRLLETLRETQENLGLTQSKLHEVSHERDSLQRQLNTALPQEFAALTKELNVCREQLLEKEEEIAELKAERNNTRLLLEHLECLVSRHERSLRMTVVKRQAQSPAGVSSEVEVLKALKSLFEHHKALDEKVRERLRVALERCSALEEQLTFSHKELAYLREQNSQKRGLADGTSEVNHNSENTPSTNGKRSSDGSSSQEDESAPGFGKVGELQEVMDRQMADLGQMKERMAAMASRITELEEDLDTARKDLIKSEDMNTRLQRDLRESMAQKEDMEERITTLEKRYLAAQREATSVHDLNDKLENEVANKDSLYRQTEERNRQLQEKLELAEQKLQQTIRKAETLPEVEAELAQRVAALTKAEERHGNVEERLRQLEAQLEEKNQELLRARQREKMNEEHNKRLSETVDKLLSESNERLQLHLKERMSALEDKNALIRELEHTKKLIEESHHEKEQLLIQIETMRAENEQGRSRSNSLLHGRSQLGSTPDFRYPVSASSMMDSNSDHYGSALVLRRPQKGRVAALRDEPSKVQTLNEQEWERMQQANVLANVAQAFESDMDASDLEEDRETVFSSVDLLSPAGQADAQTLALMLQEQLDAINNEIRMIQEEKESTAIRAEEIECRVGSGDSLGGHFRSMSSIPPSLYAGSSLGGSPPGSGHSTPRRIPRSPNRELDRMGVMTLPSDLRKHRRKSTQDDKATIHCETSPPTTPRSIRLNREVGHAASHEDIRDIRGLSSLQDGQGSNPSSSNSSQDSLNKAAKKKSIKSSIGRLFGKKEKGRPSIPGKDPASQAGTPEAESSPKDGLGVGTLGGPAEKNRKLQKKHELLEEARRQGLPFAQWDGPTVVVWLELWVGMPAWYVAACRANVKSGAIMSALSDTEIQREIGISNPLHRLKLRLAIQEIMSLTSPSAPPTSRTTTGNVWVTHEEMESLAATPPTEDDEGSWAQTLAYGDMNHEWIGNEWLPSLGLPQYRSYFMESLVDARMLDHLTKKDLRGQLKMVDSFHRNSFQCGVMCLRRLNYDRKELERRREESMLEFKDVLVWSNERVISWVQAIGLKEYSSNLCESGVHGALLALDDTFDHNALALLLQIPTQNTQARATLEREYSSLLAMGTDRRMEEDDDKNFRRAPSWRKKFRPKDMRGMSLGASDTLPANFRVTSSSAASPSTQPKRSPMDGSQSIQRLDTATVRTYSC from the exons GAATTTGCTGCACTAACAAAGGAGCTGAACGTGTGCCGAGAGCAGCTTctggaaaaggaggaggagattgCAGAACTAAAGGCCGAGAGAAACAACACACGG CTCCTGCTAGAACACTTGGAGTGCCTGGTGTCTCGCCATGAGCGCAGTCTGAGGATGACTGTGGTGAAGCGGCAGGCTCAATCTCCAGCAGGCGTCTCAAGTGAAGTGGAGGTCCTCAAAGCCCTGAAGTCACTTTTTGAACACCATAAAGCCCTCGACGAAAAG GTTAGGGAGCGACTTCGTGTTGCTTTGGAACGATGCAGCGCATTGGAGGAACAGCTCACCTTTTCACACAAAGAA CTGGCTTACCTCAGGGAACAGAACAGTCAGAAGAGAGGGTTGGCTGATGGAACCAGCGAAGTTAACCACAACTCTGAAAACACACCAAGCACTAATGGCAAG CGGTCATCGGACGGTTCGTCGAGCCAGGAAGACGAGTCTGCACCTGGATTCGGTAAGGTTGGCGAGCTCCAGGAGGTAATGGACCGTCAGATGGCCGATTTGGGCCAAATGAAGGAGCGCATGGCTGCTATGGCATCACGCATCACTGAGCTGGAGGAGGACCTGGACACAGCCCGAAAGGACCTTATTAAGTCTGAAGACATGAACACAAGACTACAGAGAGACCTCAGAGAG TCTATGGCTCAGAAGGAAGACATGGAGGAGAGGATTACCACTCTAGAGAAGCGCTACCTGGCAGCTCAGCGAGAGGCTACCTCTGTCCACGACCTCAACGACAAGCTGGAGAATGAAGTGGCCAATAAAGACTCCCTCTACAGACAA ACTGAAGAGAGAAACCGGCAACTTCAGGAAAAGCTGGAACTGGCTGAGCAGAAGCTGCAGCAGACCATCCGGAAGGCAGAGACACTGCCAGAGGTGGAAGCAGAGTTAGCCCAGAGGGTCGCTGCTCTCACAAAG gcagAGGAACGCCATGGCAATGTTGAAGAGAGACTGAGGCAGCTGGAGGCCCAGCTCGAGGAAAAAAACCAGGAGCTGCTCAGG GCACGGCAACGGGAGAAGATGAATGAGGAGCACAACAAGCGTCTGTCTGAGACGGTGGATAAGCTCCTCTCAGAGTCAAATGAAAGACTTCAGCTTCACCTCAAAGAGAGGATGTCTGCCTTGGAGGATAAG AATGCCCTGATTCGAGAACTCGAGCACACCAAAAAATTAATTGAGGAGTCCCACCATGAGAAA GAGCAGCTCTTAATCCAAATTGAGACTATGAGGGCAGAGAATGAGCAGGGAAGGAGCAGGAGCAACTCGCTACTGCATGG GCGGTCTCAGCTGGGCAGCACCCCAGATTTCAGATATCCAGTGTCGGCCTCTTCGATGATGGACAGTAACTCGGACCATTATGGCAGCGCTCTCGTCCTGAGACGGCCTCAGAAGGGACGCGTGGCAGCGCTACGGGATGAACCTTCCAAA GTGCAGACTTTAAATGAGCAGGAGTGGGAGCGCATGCAACAGGCTAATGTGCTGGCAAATGTGGCACAGGCCTTTGAGAGCGACATGGACGCCTCAGACCTGGAGGAGGATCGAGAGACAGTTTTCAGCTCGGTGGACCTGCTGTCCCCCGCTGGCCAGGCTGATGCACAGACCCTTGCCCTGATGTTGCAGGAGCAGCTGGATGCTATCAACAATGAAATCAG AATGATCcaagaggagaaggagagcaCCGCTATCCGGGCAGAGGAGATAGAGTGCCGGGTAGGCAGTGGTGATAGCCTTGGAGGACATTTCCGCTCCATGAGCTCCATCCCTCCGTCGCTATATGCTGGCTCGTCATTGGGCGGTTCTCCACCCGGCTCTGGCCACTCCACTCCGAGGCGCATTCCCCGCAGCCCCAACAGAGAACTGGATCGAATGGGTGTCATGACCTTG CCTAGTGACCTGCGCAAGCACCGCAGGAAG TCTACTCAAGATGATAAGGCTACTATTCATTGTGAGACGTCACCCCCCACTACTCCACGTTCCATCCGACTGAATAGGGAGGTGGGCCACGCCGCTAGTCACGAGGACATCCGAGACATCCGAGG GCTGAGCAGCCTGCAGGATGGACAGGGCAGTAACCCAAGCAGTAGCAACAGCAGCCAAGACTCTCTCAACAAAGCAGCCAAGAAGAAAAGTATCAAGTCATCCATTGGACGCCTGTTTGGGAAGAAAGAGAAAGGTCGGCCCAGCATTCCTGGCAAGGATCCTGCCAGCCAAG CTGGCACTCCCGAGGCAGAGAGCTCTCCGAAGGATGGCTTGGGTGTGGGCACCCTTGGTGGtcctgcagagaaaaacaggaagctACAGAAGAA GCATGAATTACTAGAAGAGGCTCGCAGACAAGGCCTCCCGTTTGCCCAGTGGGATGGACCAACTGTTGTGGTTTGGCTGGAG cTGTGGGTGGGCATGCCAGCCTGGTACGTGGCTGCATGCCGTGCCAATGTGAAGAGTGGAGCCATCATGTCAGCACTATCAGACACAGAGATCCAGCGGGAGATTGGAATCAGCAACCCACTGCATCGTCTGAAGCTTCGTTTGGCCATCCAGGAAATCATGTCTCTCACCAGCCCTTCAGCCCCACCGACCTCCAGAACG ACCACAGGAAACGTTTGGGTCACACATGAAGAAATGGAAAGTTTGGCAGCCACGCCTCCCACG GAGGATGACGAGGGTAGCTGGGCCCAG ACTTTGGCGTACGGAGACATGAACCACGAGTGGATCGGTAACGAGTGGCTGCCCAGCCTGGGTTTGCCACAGTACCGCTCCTACTTCATGGAGTCGCTGGTGGATGCCCGCATGCTTGACCATCTAACCAAGAAGGATCTTAGGGGACAGCTCAAGATGGTGGACAGCTTCCACAG GAACAGCTTTCAGTGCGGTGTGATGTGTCTGCGGAGGCTCAACTATGACAGAAAGGagctggagaggaggagggaggagtcCATGCTGGAGTTTAAAG ATGTGCTGGTGTGGAGTAATGAGCGTGTCATCAGTTGGGTTCAGGCCATTGGTCTCAAAGAGTACAGCAGCAACCTTTGTGAGAGTGGCGTCCATGGTGCACTGCTCGCCTTGGATGATACCTTTGATCACAACGCCCTGGCCCTGCTGCTGCAGATCCCCACTCAGAACACACAG GCCCGGGCGACTCTTGAGCGTGAATACAGCAGTCTGCTGGCGATGGGCACAGACAGGAGAATGGAAGAG GATGATGATAAGAACTTCCGCCGTGCTCCCTCATGGAGAAAGAAGTTCAGGCCCAAAGACATGAGGGGGATGTCCTTGGGTGCATCAGATACCCTGCCTGCCAACTTCCGAGTTACCAGCAGTAGTGCGGCATCTCCCTCGACTCAGCCAAAGAGGAGCCCGATGGATG GAAGTCAGTCTATACAGAGGCTGGACACTGCCACAGTCAGGACCTACTCTTGTTAA